One Miscanthus floridulus cultivar M001 chromosome 11, ASM1932011v1, whole genome shotgun sequence DNA window includes the following coding sequences:
- the LOC136491112 gene encoding uncharacterized protein, with protein MSLSDKLEAARVALGKRKERERELLAAQAQAQALPVPANAEPRKPAPARPPSGGGGGNKLLAGHLAHEFLAHGTFLGRRIEPSRRATAPAPAPAPARAEPDPKRRYAELSWLLMASGAHVPGVVNPTQLGRWLQIKD; from the coding sequence ATGTCGCTCAGCGATAAGCTTGAGGCGGCGCGTGTCGCTCTCGGCAAGCGCAAGGAGCGTGAGCGCGAGCTGCTGGCCGCCCAGGCGCAGGCCCAGGCGCTCCCGGTGCCGGCTAATGCCGAGCCGAGGAAgccggctccggctcgcccgccctccggcggcggcggcggcaacaagCTCCTGGCCGGCCACCTGGCCCACGAGTTCCTCGCCCACGGCACGTTCCTGGGGCGGCGGATCGAGCCGAGCCGCCGAGCCACGgccccggctccggctccggctccggcgcgGGCCGAGCCGGACCCGAAAAGGAGGTACGCGGAGTTGTCGTGGCTGCTAATGGCGAGCGGGGCCCACGTCCCCGGCGTCGTGAACCCGACGCAGCTCGGCCGCTGGCTGCAGATAAAGGACTGA
- the LOC136491101 gene encoding BRCA1-associated RING domain protein 1-like produces MENLRRLLNPLVLNLQKMELELTCPVCLKLLTSPTTLPCYHTSCSKCALTPTSKGYSCAICKSGYCSQDLRQASHLESIVSIHRSLSSTVSTMTEQQDAQVNIPVAKTATHGTPESGNRSGVLEKSDQLKSYNPVASKLVYNQPTVPAFGNMDGVQAKDPAFESKAGAAAVAPTVLVQKGHSGSQSSDGPGDLDCDSNDLEGERITSRSPLQTALKRETNVMDDHTRELKRQKSNDQVQRQTTMASAWKCEFCHSSQVTECTGPLSHYLNGEPIEADQAWKSSVQHVHEKCVEWAPQAFFTGDIANNLEPELARASKIKCSVCGLKGAALGCLVKSCRKSFHVPCAYNIKGCKWDQENFVMLCPTHLSKKLPCERLKSKKKTKMQQPSSDTDDLNSPSPMQRDELWTASPFLTSEWVICGSALIGHEREILDQFECHTGITITNTWSSDVTHVIASTDERGACARTLKVLMAILAGKWVLNVNWLKACIEARKPIPEEPYEIRCDVHGSVDGPRSGRLRAMQQAPSLFAGLAFYFSGRFMPGYKANLEDLIATAGGSILEKTELSSTSLILYSMEPPQGNNLDTLETINKRIAEAQELVAMVGCKAIPHTWLLDSIASCTVELNV; encoded by the exons ATGGAGAACCTGAGGAGGCTGCTGAACCCGCTGGTGCTCAACCTGCAGAAGATGGAGCTGGAGCTCACCTGCCCCGTCTG CCTGAAGTTGCTCACCTCGCCGACAACCCTGCCGTGCTACCACACATCCTGCAG CAAGTGTGCCCTTACACCGACTTCGAAAGGTTACAGCTGTGCCATTTGCAAATCAGGCTATTGTTCTCAAG ATTTAAGGCAAGCTTCCCATCTCGAGTCAATAGTGAGCATTCACAGGAGCCTCAGCTCTACCGTCAGCACCATGACTGAACAACAGGATGCTCAAGTTAACATTCCTG TTGCAAAGACAGCAACTCATGGAACACCAGAATCAGGAAACAGAAGTGGGGTGCTGGAGAAATCTGACCAGTTGAAATCTTACAATCCTGTTGCTTCAAAGCTAGTATATAACCAACCAACTGTACCTGCATTTGGGAACATGGATGGTGTTCAAGCAAAAGATCCTGCATTTGAGAGCAAAGCTGGTGCTGCAGCTGTTGCACCAACAGTTCTTGTGCAAAAGGGACATTCTGGGTCACAATCTTCTGATGGCCCTGGAGATTTGGATTGTGACAGCAATGACCTTGAAGGAGAACGG ATAACAAGCAGATCACCTCTTCAAACTGCATTGAAAAGAGAGACAAATGTAATGGATGACCATACCAGAGAATTGAAGAGGCAAAAATCAAATGATCAGGTTCAAA GACAGACAACCATGGCCAGTGCTTGGAAATGTGAGTTCTGTCATTCTTCCCAAGTCACTGAG TGCACTGGCCCTTTGTCACATTATCTGAATGGGGAGCCAATAGAAGCTGATCAAGCTTGGAAATCAAGTGTTCAGCATGTCCATGAGAAATGTGTTGAATG GGCTCCTCAAGCATTCTTTACTGGTGACATTGCAAACAACTTGGAGCCTGAGTTGGCCCGTGCTTCTAAGATCAAATGCAGTGTTTGTGGCTTGAAAGGTGCAGCACTTGGCTGCCTTGTGAAGAGCTGCCGCAAAAGTTTTCATGTCCCATGTGCCTACAACATCAAAGGCTGCAAATGGGATCAA GAGAACTTTGTTATGTTGTGTCCTACACATTTGTCAAAGAAGCTGCCTTGTGAGAGATTGAAGTCAaaaaagaagaccaagatgcagca ACCATCTTCTGACACTGATGATCTGAATTCACCTTCTCCAATGCAAAGGGATGAGCTTTGGACTGCTTCACCTTTTCTGACTAGTGAATGGGTGATATGTGGATCTGCCCTCATTGGCCACGAGAGG GAAATCTTGGATCAGTTTGAGTGTCACACTGGCATCACAATAACTAACACTTGGAGTTCGGATGTGACTCATGTGATTGCTAGTACGGATGAACGTGGGGCATGCGCTAGGACACTCAAGGTTCTCATGGCTATTTTAGCTGGGAAATGGGTTCTCAATGTGAATT GGCTGAAAGCCTGTATTGAGGCTAGGAAACCAATCCCAGAAGAGCCCTATGAGATAAGGTGTGATGTTCATGGCTCTGTTGATGGCCCTCGCTCAGGAAGGCTTCGAGCAATGCAGCAG GCACCAAGTCTGTTTGCTGGGTTGGCCTTCTATTTCAGTGGCCGTTTCATGCCGGGATACAAGGCTAACCTTGAAGATTTGATTGCCACAGCAGGGGGTTCCATTTTGGAGAAGACCGAGCTCTCTAGCACATCCTTGATTCTTTACAGCATGGAGCCGCCGCAAGGAAACAATCTGGACACCCTTGAGACCATCAATAAGAGAATAGCTGAGGCTCAAGAACTGGTAGCCATGGTTGGCTGCAAAGCCATTCCTCATACATGGCTTCTGGATTCTATTGCATCCTGCACAGTTGAGTTGAACGTGTGA